The Synechococcus sp. BL107 nucleotide sequence AAGTAGAGCGCTATCGCGGCTCTGAATTCACCGTGGAGTTCCTTCAAAAGCTGAAGATCGAAGTGGTCGTTGAATCCGACCGTGTTGATGACGTTGTTACCGCTATCGCTGATGCAGCCCGCACCGGAGAGATTGGTGACGGCAAGATCTTCATCTCACCCGTGGAATCAGTGGTGCGCATCCGCACGGGAGATCGCGATGGCACAGCCCTCTGAGGCTGAATTGCACAGAGCAACGCGGTGCTTAACCACCGCGTCGTTTCGCAAGCACATGGGATCCAATAAGCGTCGAAGCCATTAGCTCGAACGAGCAATCGCTTCAAATTCCACACAGGAAAGCTGGAGGTCGACACCCCCCGCCCCATAGATTCATAAATTCGTATGGGCGAGCGAGCCGGTGATCGAGCGCTACACCCTCCCCGAGATGGGAGCCATCTGGAGTGAGCAAGCCAAATTTCAAAGTTGGCTTGACGTGGAAATTGCAGCCACGGAAGCCAACTGCCGCCTCGGCCGCGTGCCAGAGGAAGCCCTCGAAACGATCAAAACCAAAGCCTCCTTTTCCGTCGATCGGATTCTGGAAATTGAGGCAGAGGTCCGTCACGACGTGATTGCCTTTCTCACCAATGTGAATGAGCATGTCGGCGATGCTGGCCGTCATATCCACGTTGGGATGACCAGTTCCGATGTTTTGGATACAGGCTTAGCCCTACAGATGAAACGCTCCGTGGTGCTGTTGCGCACGGAACTCGATGCCCTCGCCGATGCCCTAAGAACATTGGCCCGTGCGCACAAAAGCACGGAGATGATCGGACGCTCCCACGCCATCCATGGCGAGCCAATCACGTTTGGATTCAAAGTGGCCGGCTGGTTGGCCGAAACCGAACGGAACCGCAGCCGGCTCGAACGCTTGGAAACCGATGTGGCCGTTGGACAAATCAGTGGGGCGATGGGCACCTACGCCAACACAGATCCACAAGTGGAAGCGATCAGTTGCGAGATCCTCGGGTTAACACCTGACACAGCCAGCACCCAAGTGATCTCCCGTGATCGCCATGCGGACTACGTGCAGACCCTGGCCCTCGTGGCAGCGTCACTCGAGCGGTTTTCCACGGAAATTCGCAACCTCCAGCGCACTGACGTGCTCGAGGTGGAGGAAAACTTCGCCAAAGGTCAAAAGGGCAGCTCGGCCATGCCCCACAAACGCAATCCGATCCGTAGCGAACGGATCAGCGGACTCGCCCGGGTGATTCGCAGCTACACCATTGCAGCCCTCGAAAATGTGACTCTGTGGCATGAGCGCGATATCAGCCACAGTTCAACAGAACGGATGATGTTGCCGGATTGTTCCGTCACCCTGCACTTCATGTTGAGGGAGATGACCGCCGTCGTTCAAGGATTGGGCGTCTACCCCGCGAACATGCGCCGCAACATGAATGTGTATGGCGGGGTGGTCTTCAGTCAGCGTGTTCTTCTCGCCCTCGTCAGCACTGGAATGAGTCGGGAAGAGGCCTATCGCATCGTCCAACGCAACGCCCACACCGCATGGAATAAGGAGGGAGGCAACTTCCGCGCCAACCTCGACAGCGATGCCGATGTAGCAGCCCATCTTTCCGGTGATGCACTAGACGCGTGTTTCAGCACGGAGGTTCACCAGGAGAATCTGGACGTGATTTGGAATCGCTTGGGGATTTAAGAGTAAGGCGCAAAGTATTAGTTTTCAGTGCCAAATGGTGATGGCAACCCAAGAACGCGGAAAATCGACATCGCATTGACGATGGGATTTAAAGGCTCTAATGCTGCATTCATACCGTCTGTAATCTGAGTCCGAACATTGCGGTCGACCACAACGATGTCGCCTTGTCTCAAGGGAGGGTTGTTTGGATTACTCAGCAATGCATCAGGGCTGTACGTCATTTTCTTGACGGATGTAGATCCATCACGTTCTGTACGAATCACAGCAACACGCGCAATGCTGCCGCGAATCGGTTCAATGCCACCAGCTTTCAGGACTGCTGCCGCCAATGGTGAATTTGGTGGGACCTGAATTGAACCAGGGCTTTTAACCTCTCCAATCACCGCTACTTGAATCAATGCAGGAGAAAAATTAGAAATTGATCCCGCTATGAGATCGGTCGTCGTGGGTGAATCAGCTCGAACAACCCGAACACTATCCCCGTCATAAATAAGTGGATTTGGTGCATGCCCACCATTCTTCAAAACGGTTAGGTAATCAAATTTGTAGCGTTTCGACTGTCCACCATTGGTGTAGCTCGGACGCATAAGTTCCAAGCTGGAAAGATCTCCGACAGCCGTAATTCCTCCAGCGCGAGCTATCACATCAACAAGCGTTGGCCAACCACCACCACTCCCAAGTCCTTGATCGATATCAGCTTTACTGGCATTGACTTGCAACGTGTAAATACCAGGCCTCTCGACTTCACCAGTCACTGTGACCCTGATTGGGCGTTGTCGGGCCAAATCCAAATAGACAATCGGACGCCGGAGAATCTGCCTGTAGCCCTTGGTAATTTTTTGGCGCGCCTCCTCCAGCGTTAATCCCCACACCAAGACTGTGCCCAAGCGGGGAAGATTGATCGTGCCATCGCTCAAAACCTCAACCTTTGCTTCGTAGCCTTCAATCTTGAACACCGACATCACCAATTGGTCTCCAGGTGCAAGCCGATACCGATAGGACGTTGCCGTGAATCGGCTGATCGGAGCTGCTGCGGGTTCAACGGTCTTGACAGACCTCTCTGGGACTTTGAGCCAATTGCGCCTCTCCTCCGACCTTGCTGCTCCTACCCCAAGCGAGGACAGGGTCAACATCCAAGCGACGACCATGCCTGCAGATAATCCGGACCGAAGAATGAGGGACATGGAGGAGGAAATGATGTGATCCGCTGAGGCCTACGGCCAATCTTCCCGCATAATGCCCGCTAGGAGCAGAGTTCATGGCGTTACAAGAATCCGATCAACAGGCTGACGTACTGCTTCCTTCGGGGTGGAACGGTACAAACCCAACGAGCACCAGCCTTTTTACCCTTGACAGCCTCGAATTGCATTTGATTTCAGGCTCACAATTTGCCCCCATCGCTGATGCAGTTGGCACATTGCGGGAATCGACATACCGCCAACAGCTCTCCGGTTCAGGCAACACTCGTGACCTGGATGGTCGAGATCCCTTTTATGACCACCTCTTACTTTTAGATCTTGAGAGCGGAGCCCTAGCGGGATCGGCCCGACTTCAATTCATCCCCCAAGCAACACCGCTTGAACAGCTTCCAGGAGGTGAACACTCATATCTTGAACACGTTTACCCAGGCATCAAAGCGCTGCTGGCTGAGCGACAACATCACGTTGAGATTGGGCGGGTCGCCCTCGCGCAACGATTCCAGCGGCAGCCTCATTCCCTGATGGCGCTCTTCCGTGGGGGGCTCTTAATTTCGTCCCTCTCGGGCTACAGCACCCTGCATGGCCTTGTCTCCTACAACCATTTCGCGTTCTCCGACACTGTCAACAACGCATTTTTAAGTGCGCTAATGCGGCCTCCTTATCGCCGCGCAGATCTTGGGCTGCCAGGGCCGCGTCACCCTGTTCCTTCCATCCAAAGCAGCGACAAACCCCATTCGATCGACAACGTCCAGGCCCTAGAACTGGCGCTGCGCAACGACTACGGCGAAGATTTCCGCTTGCCGGTGTTGCTACGGCAGTACTTCAACCTGATGGGAGCACAGGTGTGCAACCTTTCGCTGGCGAAGGATTTCAATCAAATCACTGAAATTTTGATGGCAGCAGAACTTAAGAGTCTTCCCAAGGAGCGCCTGAATTACTTCATTGATGTACCCCATCAACCGATCTACCAGCACTTCAGCTGGTACCGAGGCGAAGCCTGAGCCAGCTGTCGCTGGTAACTTGGCCTGACAACCGTCCGGTGCTCCTATTGGCCGAGGTACACCCCGACAAGCACGCGCTCGAGGGACGCCTTGTGGAGATCCTGCATCGCATCTCAGGAACCGACCCTGCCTTAATTAAGGCGGATGCTCGTTTGATGGAAGATATCGGTATCGATTCGCTGGGCTTCTACGAGATTCTGATCGAGGCCGATACCTGTTTCGGAATTCGCATCCCAGAGGAAACCCTTCTGCAATTCCGAACCGTTGGTGATATTCAGACCCATCTTGAGTCGCTAGAGCTCACACAACCAAATGCCGAAAACGCCTGAACGTTCGGCCATTGTTGGCTGGGGTTCAATTACCCCCATCGGCTCAAATCCCTGCAGCACCTGGGAAGCAGCCCTAAGCGGCCGCTCGGGAATCCAAGCGCTTCACGACCCCTGGTGCAGCGACCTGGCAACACGCATTGCTGGACGGGTAGATGAATCTGCCTTTGCATCGTTGGAGCCCATCCTGAGGAGACGCGCTGACCGCTGTGCACAGCTTGCTTTGTTAGCAGCGCGACAGGCTTGGGGCATGGCATTAGAGCGAGTGCCGGGGGTAGATCCCGATCGGGTCGCTGTCGTCATCGGGACGGGGATTGGTGGGCTCTCCACCATGCATGAACAGCACATCCAACTCTCCGAAGGGGGCGCATCAAGGGTCAATCCCCTCACCGTGCCAATGCTGATCCCCGACGCTCCCGCGGGCCAAGTCGCCATCGACCTTGGACTCCATGGCGGAGCTCATGCACCAGTCTCGGCCTGCGCTTCTGGCGCTGAAGCCATGATGCTGGCCCAAATGTTGCTCAACGATGACCGAGCCGATCTTGTGCTTGCTGGAGGAACAGAAGCGCCGGTGAACCGACTCGGCCTCGTGGGGTTCTCCGCCATGCGCGCTTTGTCATCCCGTAATGACGCACCGGAGCAGGCCTCACGTCCTTACAGCATCGACCGAGACGGCTTTGTGTTGTCAGAGGGGGCCGGGATTCTTGCCATGATGCGCGATCGGGATGCCCCTAAAGGTGCAACGCTCGGCTGGCAACTCGCGAGTGGCAGCAGCAGCGATGGGCATCACATTGTGGCGCCAGAGCCACAAGGGATCCAGGCCAGTCGAGCGATTAACGATGCCCTGCGACGGGCGGACATCCACCCTGAAGATCTCTGTGCAGTTCAGGCTCATGCCACTGGCACCTCTCTCGGGGACCTTGCAGAAGCCAGAGCCATGCATCGCAGCTTGAGAACCGTTGCAGACTCCCTTCCGGTGTATGCACCAAAGGGGCAGCTTGGTCACCTCCTCGGAGCCGCCGGATCCGTTGAAGCGATCTTGGGATTACAAGCCTTAAGTGAAGGAATCTTGCCTCAAAGCATCAACGCCGACCCTCTCGATCCAGGTGTTGACTTAGCAGTCACTACATCGGAACCAGTGAAGCTGAAAGAACATCAGTCCGAGCGGTTCATGCTCAAAAATGCCTTCGGATTTGGCGGTCATAACATCAGTCTGATTCTTGCTGCTCCCTGTAATAAGCCTGAACAGCTCGCCTAAATCCCTCCCGATCGCGAAAATCTGCTGGGCAGTCAAGATCAGCCGACAATCCAATGCGACATTTAATCTTTGCAAGCGGAGCCGGAAGTCGCTTCGCCAAAATAATCAATGGATGATAAAAATCTTTTTCAGGAATTTCGAGATTGCTATAAGAAAAAAAACAGGGAATAATCAGCGACTGATGCTTTCTTGCCAAGATCAAAGCACTGGCAGACACACGCTGAAAAATAGATGTTTTAAGCGATCCATTTGGAGCTATCACAATACCGCCATACTTTCTTACTACATCTGAGGCCCTATGTACTGCTGAGCGACGAGAGAGGGGCTCCCTATGGTTCATTAATACGTGCCCTGCATTTGATGCAGACAACGAAAACCATGGAAAAACCAAGCCTAAATGCAGACCAGCCGTTGTAAGACTTGGAATTTGTAGATACCCCTGTATTAAAAAAAGATCAAGCGGATTTTGGTGATTATACAAATAGATACGAGATTGTGACGACTTATTCAAGTATTCACCCGCTTGACCACAAACAACAACTTGAACTCCCAAAGCATGCAGCACAAGTCTTGAAGCAAATGCCAAAAGCCTTGAGGCCAATATTTTTTTCTGCGATACAAGAGCTATTAGCTGCAAGCTATAAACAAAAAAAACTGAACAAAGTAAACCAATACGAAAAATAATCCGCGCCAATATCAACAAAAAATATTTGCAGCCATCTGTCCAACTAAGCATGGTTTTTAGACCCAATATCAGCTCTTTTCAAACTTATTTTTGTTGCTGCCTATAGTACTGCTGAACAGCACGACTAAAGCCATCACGATCACGGGGATCTTCAGGAAGTTGCAAATCAGATGAGCGGCCGCGGCGACAGTGAATCGTGCCTAATGGTGCCGTCAATCGATTCAAGAGCAAGCGCAGCGGTTTATAGCGAGCACCCACAGCGCGATCTAACCCCTCGTAGCGAAAAACCCAGGGCACGATGCTGCCGCCGTAATGCTGAGCCAACATCCAGGCGCTGGACGAGACCCGCTCTTCAATCGGTGTCACCAACGATCCGTTCGGAGCAATCATGATTTCACCGTGATCCCTCAACAACGTGGATGCACTCATCAGCCCCGCAAGACGGGACTGGGGCTGTCGATGATCGAGCACCGCTGAACCGGCATTGCGCGCCGCAGCCGCGTAGCCAGGCAGCACCCATTTGAGATGCAACTGCGCCGTCGTGAGGCCAGGCAACTTGAGCACGGCCTGAATCACCAAGCCATCACAGGGGCTGCGGTGATTAAAAATGTGCACCAAGGGAGTGCCAGGTTGTTCAGAGGGTTGGCTGTCGTCAACCACCACCTGCACACCCAAGGCACGCAGGGCGACAGCGGACGCCAGGGTCATCAATTGGGCCGCCCACTCTGGTCGGCCGAGCAGTGCGGCTGGAAGTTGTAGGCCGTACAGCACAAAGCCCAGGCCAGCCCATGCCATGCGAGACACCACCCGAGCCCCCAAGACCACAGGGTTCCGAATCAAAGGCGGCTTCAATGCCGGCAAGGTGGGAGTCGACTCCAGCTGGCGAGCTTCCGGGCCGATCGGAAAGGTAGTGCGGAAGGGGAAGTCCCCATCGAAATTGCCATTAACCTGCGTGCTCATCACGAGATGGTTGTAAAAGCGGTAAAAAAGCGGCCGATTGCTGGGCTGAGGATCACGCCAGAAGTCGTTGAGGGGTTTTTGATCTGTGAGGCCTTCCAAGTTGTAGAAGGTGTTACCCATGGTCTTGGTTGGAACTGCATGAAACAGGGCTTGAAGGCCCACCGTGCTGTTCACAGTGATTACACCTCGACACGTCCGTAGATACCGACTTAATGGGCCATCGTGGAAGTAGTGCACCCTGCCGACAACGTCATAGCGGCGGGCCAAGAGGGCAATTAATACGCCGTAATTGTTGTAGCCGCGATCGCGCGGGTGATGTTTAAAGGCCAATTGATCCGAAGCATGGGCATGCTCGGAAAAAGATCGAATTACATCTTCAATGAAATCGTGCATGCCCCGATAGGGGGATCCCATCTGAATTTGAGAATCGCTGGAAACCTGCAGGACAGAAAGGAAAAAAGACTCATGTTCCAGCAGTCGCCGCTTCACAACTCTCTCGGTCCAGCGATACAGCCAATAGCGCCAGCTACCGCGCACCTGGCACCACAAAAAACGCGGAGAGGGCTGCAGTTTGTGCTCCCCTTCGATGATTGGGTAATGGGTAAAAGCATGCTGAATAAACGTGGGCGCTTTCCAAGCCTTGCGCCATCGCGACCCCGGATCCAGGACGATGTCTTGGGGCAGTTGATCGACAGGAGCGAGATCCTGATAAAAAGCAACCGGCTTGTTCAGATTGGATCGAGCATTCACTCGATCACGCTCCAACGTGACGTAGTTGGGTCGTAAATAGCCAAGTTCAAACACCCACGCTTCGATACCGAGCGACTGAGCTTCTTCAATCGCGATTCGATGGGGAATGATGAAATCCCCGTACATAAAAATGTGCCGGATACCGCGGTCCTGGAGCAGACGTCGGACATACGGACGCCACGCCTCCATATCACCGCGAAATGGCACCGTTACCTCAGACGGGAACCCAAATTCCCGCAACGGGAAGGCGACTTTGGTCACGGGGATCCCACAGCCCCTGAGGTAGTGGCAAAACCGGCCAAAAAACAGGCCAATCGGACCCATTAAGAGGAGCACTGGACCATCAATGCGCACTTGCACCAGAGCCGGCGCCCGTCCCCTACCCAAACCGCTCACCATCGGGTGTATCAGAACGAAATCCTGGCATGCCCTAACGACGGCGGAGCCGACCCCAATGGCGAAACAGTGCCTGCACCACGGTGCGGCGTTGGGGGGGAGCATCTTTCCAGGCAATCAACTCATCAATGGCCTGCTCAGGGGTGATGAACCAACCACTCCCACGACTGACGTATCGGGGATACTCGATTAATGCTGCATGGACGAGCGCATCGAGCTCCACGGAACGACCGCGTCTCGAACAGCTCTCACGATCACGGGTTAACCCCCAGCCCGCATAAAAAGGCAAACCCCAGCAATGCACCTCCACGCCTCGGAGGAGCCCCTCAAACCCCGCCAAAGATGTGAGCACATGCAACGCATCAATCTGGGTAAAAAGCTGGTCAATCGACCCTGAGGTCAGCACCTCATCGCAACTGCTCTGGGCGATCTCTTCCCCCTCTCCGGCGCGACAGAGGCCTGCTGTTACATCGGGATGGGGTTTGTAGATGAGATAGGCATCGGGTTCAGCAGCTCGCACGGCCCGTAACAAACCGAGGTTGGTGCAAACCCCAGGCGCACCAAACCGAATCGAGGCATCACTCTCCACTTGACCCACCACCAGAACGACCCGTTGAACCTCGGAGGGGCGCTGCCAGGGGGCCGATTGAAGGTTGTATTTGGTGATCGCTGCACCCACCAACCGCTGCCGCAGTTGTGCTGCACGCTCTAGCTGAGAGGCCGACCAATGGCCATGGGACAACAAACCTTCCAAATCACTGGCCCCCGTGGCGTCGTAATACATGCCGCGGCCATCCACCACCCAAGAGATCGGATCGATCAAGTCGGCCCCCAGTCCCACTGACCGAAGGAAACCATCCTCCACTTGCAAGGTCGGTAACTGGCGACGGTCCGCGGCGCGCAGCAGCCGTGGTTTGCCACGACGGCCCCACACCGCCACCGCATCGATGCCCGGATCAGGGAGCTTCCATGGCATCGGAAAGATCACGTCGCTCCCGGCCATGAAGCGTCGAAGGTTGCGTTGTTTCCAGGGAGTGAACCCAAACGCCTGCACTCTTCTGGGAGCCAAGACATGCGTCCGGCGCTGCAAGCCAATGGCCCGCATCAAGGTTTCAATCGAGCAGGGCTCGTGCTGATGGGGATCAATGCAATGGGGATACGCAATGAGGGCTCCATGCACTAACGCCTCTAAAGACACCCCTTGTTGACGGCGAGCAGGCGGCAATAAGCGGTCGTGGGTGAGCCCCCAACCGGCATAAAACGGCATCCCAAAACAATGGACCGGTCTCCCCCAAAGCAGGGCCTCAAATCCCATCTGAGACGTGACGGCATAGACCGCCTCCGCCCGTTGCAGCAGTCCAGCCGGATGCAAACCATCCGCACTCACTCGAATGCGGGGATGGTCCAGATCATCGGCACTGAAATGCCCCCGCGCCCGGCCGTGAATGACATCGGGATGCACCTTGAGCACGATGGTGCAGGCCGGATAATCCGCCAAGGCCTCCCGCAGCATCGTTCGAAAACTGTCTGGGTTAGCCCAACCAAGGGGGATCGAACAATCACCAGCTGATTGATCCACCACCAGAACAAAAGGTTCCTCTGGCACCGGAGATTCCTGGGCAGGATTCACTTTGCTGAGCCGCTGCTCACACCAAAGCGCCTGAACCTGCTGCGCCCGAAGGCGTTGCTCTGGCGACAGCTGCGTCGCAATCAAGTGCTCGAGGCGACTGGGAGCTGTCGCATCGAAGTGAACCCCCAGATCATCAACAAGAAGGGCCAGCGGTGGATCAGCATTTCCTTTGCCGAGAGAGCGCAGAAACCCATCCTCGATGTGCCAAACCGGAAGCCCCCAGTACTGAGCCAGCCGTTCAACCCGGCGCGCACTCGGACGACGCCCCCAGGCCAACAACGCATCGACATCACGACAACGACCCGGCAGCAATTGAGCCGGCGCCAACAACCTGGGCAGGGTTTGATGCACAAGCATTCCCTGCGCCGGCACACCGAGTCGCGCAGCAGCAAGCCTGGTCATCGGGTAAGACAGGGCATACCGAATCCTCTCCGATGGCGGCCCATGCTGCAGCGCTGGCCTTGATCCCCGCCCGCGGAGGATCCAAGGGAGTCCCGGGCAAAAATCTGCAAGACGTGGGAGGCCTCCCCCTGGTGGTGCGCTCCATTCATGCTGCGCAGGCCAGCCATCGGGTGACTCGCGTGGTGGTTAGTACCGATGACCATGCAATCGCAGAGCTTTCACGGGATGCTGGGGCCGTCGTCGTCCAACGCCCGCAGAGCATTGCGGGGGATAGCGCCAGTTCTGAATCGGCCCTGCTGCATGCCCTCGATGCCCTGGCATGTCCAAGTCAATCGCCCAATGGACTCGAAGCCAATGTGGTGTTTCTGCAGTGCACATCACCATTCACCACTGGTGCAGAAATCGACAAGGTTCTCGCAGCCCTCGACCA carries:
- a CDS encoding capsular biosynthesis protein, whose product is MLPPNAAPWCRHCFAIGVGSAVVRACQDFVLIHPMVSGLGRGRAPALVQVRIDGPVLLLMGPIGLFFGRFCHYLRGCGIPVTKVAFPLREFGFPSEVTVPFRGDMEAWRPYVRRLLQDRGIRHIFMYGDFIIPHRIAIEEAQSLGIEAWVFELGYLRPNYVTLERDRVNARSNLNKPVAFYQDLAPVDQLPQDIVLDPGSRWRKAWKAPTFIQHAFTHYPIIEGEHKLQPSPRFLWCQVRGSWRYWLYRWTERVVKRRLLEHESFFLSVLQVSSDSQIQMGSPYRGMHDFIEDVIRSFSEHAHASDQLAFKHHPRDRGYNNYGVLIALLARRYDVVGRVHYFHDGPLSRYLRTCRGVITVNSTVGLQALFHAVPTKTMGNTFYNLEGLTDQKPLNDFWRDPQPSNRPLFYRFYNHLVMSTQVNGNFDGDFPFRTTFPIGPEARQLESTPTLPALKPPLIRNPVVLGARVVSRMAWAGLGFVLYGLQLPAALLGRPEWAAQLMTLASAVALRALGVQVVVDDSQPSEQPGTPLVHIFNHRSPCDGLVIQAVLKLPGLTTAQLHLKWVLPGYAAAARNAGSAVLDHRQPQSRLAGLMSASTLLRDHGEIMIAPNGSLVTPIEERVSSSAWMLAQHYGGSIVPWVFRYEGLDRAVGARYKPLRLLLNRLTAPLGTIHCRRGRSSDLQLPEDPRDRDGFSRAVQQYYRQQQK
- a CDS encoding 1-acyl-sn-glycerol-3-phosphate acyltransferase, whose amino-acid sequence is MGLKTMLSWTDGCKYFLLILARIIFRIGLLCSVFFVYSLQLIALVSQKKILASRLLAFASRLVLHALGVQVVVCGQAGEYLNKSSQSRIYLYNHQNPLDLFLIQGYLQIPSLTTAGLHLGLVFPWFSLSASNAGHVLMNHREPLSRRSAVHRASDVVRKYGGIVIAPNGSLKTSIFQRVSASALILARKHQSLIIPCFFSYSNLEIPEKDFYHPLIILAKRLPAPLAKIKCRIGLSADLDCPADFRDREGFRRAVQAYYREQQESD
- a CDS encoding capsular polysaccharide biosynthesis protein — its product is MTRLAAARLGVPAQGMLVHQTLPRLLAPAQLLPGRCRDVDALLAWGRRPSARRVERLAQYWGLPVWHIEDGFLRSLGKGNADPPLALLVDDLGVHFDATAPSRLEHLIATQLSPEQRLRAQQVQALWCEQRLSKVNPAQESPVPEEPFVLVVDQSAGDCSIPLGWANPDSFRTMLREALADYPACTIVLKVHPDVIHGRARGHFSADDLDHPRIRVSADGLHPAGLLQRAEAVYAVTSQMGFEALLWGRPVHCFGMPFYAGWGLTHDRLLPPARRQQGVSLEALVHGALIAYPHCIDPHQHEPCSIETLMRAIGLQRRTHVLAPRRVQAFGFTPWKQRNLRRFMAGSDVIFPMPWKLPDPGIDAVAVWGRRGKPRLLRAADRRQLPTLQVEDGFLRSVGLGADLIDPISWVVDGRGMYYDATGASDLEGLLSHGHWSASQLERAAQLRQRLVGAAITKYNLQSAPWQRPSEVQRVVLVVGQVESDASIRFGAPGVCTNLGLLRAVRAAEPDAYLIYKPHPDVTAGLCRAGEGEEIAQSSCDEVLTSGSIDQLFTQIDALHVLTSLAGFEGLLRGVEVHCWGLPFYAGWGLTRDRESCSRRGRSVELDALVHAALIEYPRYVSRGSGWFITPEQAIDELIAWKDAPPQRRTVVQALFRHWGRLRRR
- the purB gene encoding adenylosuccinate lyase — protein: MIERYTLPEMGAIWSEQAKFQSWLDVEIAATEANCRLGRVPEEALETIKTKASFSVDRILEIEAEVRHDVIAFLTNVNEHVGDAGRHIHVGMTSSDVLDTGLALQMKRSVVLLRTELDALADALRTLARAHKSTEMIGRSHAIHGEPITFGFKVAGWLAETERNRSRLERLETDVAVGQISGAMGTYANTDPQVEAISCEILGLTPDTASTQVISRDRHADYVQTLALVAASLERFSTEIRNLQRTDVLEVEENFAKGQKGSSAMPHKRNPIRSERISGLARVIRSYTIAALENVTLWHERDISHSSTERMMLPDCSVTLHFMLREMTAVVQGLGVYPANMRRNMNVYGGVVFSQRVLLALVSTGMSREEAYRIVQRNAHTAWNKEGGNFRANLDSDADVAAHLSGDALDACFSTEVHQENLDVIWNRLGI
- a CDS encoding cytidylyltransferase domain-containing protein — its product is MAAHAAALALIPARGGSKGVPGKNLQDVGGLPLVVRSIHAAQASHRVTRVVVSTDDHAIAELSRDAGAVVVQRPQSIAGDSASSESALLHALDALACPSQSPNGLEANVVFLQCTSPFTTGAEIDKVLAALDQPKINSSFAVAPWHGFLWRADGEGINHDPNAPRQRRQDLEPSFLETGAIYAMRTTNFRAGGQRFCPPWQPVVLTDPGPEIDTLQDLALCRSLASVLSS
- a CDS encoding GNAT family N-acetyltransferase — protein: MALQESDQQADVLLPSGWNGTNPTSTSLFTLDSLELHLISGSQFAPIADAVGTLRESTYRQQLSGSGNTRDLDGRDPFYDHLLLLDLESGALAGSARLQFIPQATPLEQLPGGEHSYLEHVYPGIKALLAERQHHVEIGRVALAQRFQRQPHSLMALFRGGLLISSLSGYSTLHGLVSYNHFAFSDTVNNAFLSALMRPPYRRADLGLPGPRHPVPSIQSSDKPHSIDNVQALELALRNDYGEDFRLPVLLRQYFNLMGAQVCNLSLAKDFNQITEILMAAELKSLPKERLNYFIDVPHQPIYQHFSWYRGEA
- a CDS encoding SLBB domain-containing protein, giving the protein MSLILRSGLSAGMVVAWMLTLSSLGVGAARSEERRNWLKVPERSVKTVEPAAAPISRFTATSYRYRLAPGDQLVMSVFKIEGYEAKVEVLSDGTINLPRLGTVLVWGLTLEEARQKITKGYRQILRRPIVYLDLARQRPIRVTVTGEVERPGIYTLQVNASKADIDQGLGSGGGWPTLVDVIARAGGITAVGDLSSLELMRPSYTNGGQSKRYKFDYLTVLKNGGHAPNPLIYDGDSVRVVRADSPTTTDLIAGSISNFSPALIQVAVIGEVKSPGSIQVPPNSPLAAAVLKAGGIEPIRGSIARVAVIRTERDGSTSVKKMTYSPDALLSNPNNPPLRQGDIVVVDRNVRTQITDGMNAALEPLNPIVNAMSIFRVLGLPSPFGTEN
- a CDS encoding P-II family nitrogen regulator; its protein translation is MKKVEAIIRPFKLEDVKVALVEAGIIGMTVSEVRGFGRQKGQVERYRGSEFTVEFLQKLKIEVVVESDRVDDVVTAIADAARTGEIGDGKIFISPVESVVRIRTGDRDGTAL
- a CDS encoding acyl carrier protein, with product MLLLAEVHPDKHALEGRLVEILHRISGTDPALIKADARLMEDIGIDSLGFYEILIEADTCFGIRIPEETLLQFRTVGDIQTHLESLELTQPNAENA
- a CDS encoding beta-ketoacyl-[acyl-carrier-protein] synthase family protein → MPKTPERSAIVGWGSITPIGSNPCSTWEAALSGRSGIQALHDPWCSDLATRIAGRVDESAFASLEPILRRRADRCAQLALLAARQAWGMALERVPGVDPDRVAVVIGTGIGGLSTMHEQHIQLSEGGASRVNPLTVPMLIPDAPAGQVAIDLGLHGGAHAPVSACASGAEAMMLAQMLLNDDRADLVLAGGTEAPVNRLGLVGFSAMRALSSRNDAPEQASRPYSIDRDGFVLSEGAGILAMMRDRDAPKGATLGWQLASGSSSDGHHIVAPEPQGIQASRAINDALRRADIHPEDLCAVQAHATGTSLGDLAEARAMHRSLRTVADSLPVYAPKGQLGHLLGAAGSVEAILGLQALSEGILPQSINADPLDPGVDLAVTTSEPVKLKEHQSERFMLKNAFGFGGHNISLILAAPCNKPEQLA